The Balaenoptera acutorostrata chromosome 11, mBalAcu1.1, whole genome shotgun sequence genome segment GCATGGGCGTCCAAACCAGCACAAGCTCCTGCCAGCCATACAAAGTCCAGAGCAATGGAGACTTCAGTAAAAACAGTTTCTTCACCCCTGACAATGCAATAGACATCACCACTGGGACCAACTCCTGTCTGAGCAATAGCGACCACTCCAAAGACCCGAGCTTTGGGCAGATGGATGAGCTCCAGCTGGAGGACCTGGGGGATGATGACTTGCAGTTTGAAGACCCCGCCGAGGAGATAGGCACAGCTGAGGAGGTGATTGAGTTGAGTGATGACAGTGAGGACGAGCTGACTTTTGGAGAGAGTGACAACCGAGAGAATAAGGCCATGCCCTGCCAGGTATGCAAGAAAGTTCTAGAGCCCAACATTCAACTGATCCGACAGCATGCTCGGGACCATGTGGACCTGCTGACCGGCAACTGCAAGGTTTGTGAGACCCACTTCCAGGACCGAAACTCCCGGGTGACCCATGTTCTGTCCCACATTGGTATTTTCCTCTTCTCCTGCGACATGTGTGAAACTAAGTTCTTTACCCAGTGGCAGCTGACCCTCCACCGACGGGATGGAATATTTGAGAACAACATCATCGTCCACCCCAACGACCCCCTGCCTGGGAAGCTGGGTCCCTTTTCAGGGGCAGCCTCCGCAGAGCTGCAGTGTGCCGCCTGCGGGAAGGCATTGGCCAAAGATTTCCACGTGGTCCGGGGCCACATCCTTGACCATCTGAACCTGAAGGGCCAGGCCTGCAGCGTCTGTGACCAGCGCCACCTCAACCTCTGCAGCCTCATGTGGCACACACTCTCCCATCTCGGCATCTCAGTCTTCTCCTGCTCTGTCTGTGCGAACAGCTTTGTGGACTGGCCTCTCCTGGAGAAGCACATGGCTGTGCACCAAAGCCTGGAAGACGCCCTCTTCCACTGCCACTTGTGCAGCCAGAGCTTCAAGTCGGAGGCTGCCTATCGCTACCACGTCAGCCAGCACAAATGCAACAGTGGCCTTGACACACGGCCTGGTTTTGGGCTacagcacccagctctccagAAACGGAAGCTGCCGGCTGAGGAGTTCCTGAATGAGGAGCTGGTGCTGCAGGGCCAACCCGGGAATAGCAAGTATAGCTGCAAGGTGTGTGGCAAAAGGTTTGCCCACACGAGTGAGTTCAACTACCACCGGCGGATCCACACGGGCGAGAAGCCGTACCAGTGTAAGGTGTGCCACAAGTTCTTCCGAGGCCGCTCGACCATCAAGTGCCACCTGAAGACGCACTCGGGGGCCCTCATGTATCGCTGCACGGTCTGTGGCCACTACAGCTCCACCCTTAATCTCATGAGCAAGCATGTCGGCGTGCACAAAGGCAGCCTCCCACCTGACTTCACCATTGAGCAGACCTTCATGTACATTATCCATTCCAAAGAGGCCGAAAAGAACCCGGACAGCTGACTGGCTCCCAGCAGAGCCAGGGGGAGCTCCCAGGCAGCAGCCAGGACGTTGGTTTTCTAATGGCTGTTGGTCCCTCCCCAACCGAAGTTACAGTTTTGCCTTGCTAGGAGTTCTGTCCTGTCCTGTGTTGAAGAACAAGAAAGAAGAGATAGCA includes the following:
- the ZBTB39 gene encoding zinc finger and BTB domain-containing protein 39, which encodes MGMRIKLQSTNHPNNLLKELNKCRLSETMCDVTIVVGSRSFPAHKAVLACAAGYFQNLFLNTGLDAARTYVVDFITPANFEKILSFVYTSELFTDLINVGVIYEVAERLGMEDLLQACHSTFPDLESSAVAKPLTSTSESHSSTLSCSSAEPAHPLGELRGAGEHFGPDRNYALPSDAGGNYKEEERNVTGDTNHSLPLPQQPLPPKTEDHDAPAPFTPVPSVVTQPVLGTVSMGVQTSTSSCQPYKVQSNGDFSKNSFFTPDNAIDITTGTNSCLSNSDHSKDPSFGQMDELQLEDLGDDDLQFEDPAEEIGTAEEVIELSDDSEDELTFGESDNRENKAMPCQVCKKVLEPNIQLIRQHARDHVDLLTGNCKVCETHFQDRNSRVTHVLSHIGIFLFSCDMCETKFFTQWQLTLHRRDGIFENNIIVHPNDPLPGKLGPFSGAASAELQCAACGKALAKDFHVVRGHILDHLNLKGQACSVCDQRHLNLCSLMWHTLSHLGISVFSCSVCANSFVDWPLLEKHMAVHQSLEDALFHCHLCSQSFKSEAAYRYHVSQHKCNSGLDTRPGFGLQHPALQKRKLPAEEFLNEELVLQGQPGNSKYSCKVCGKRFAHTSEFNYHRRIHTGEKPYQCKVCHKFFRGRSTIKCHLKTHSGALMYRCTVCGHYSSTLNLMSKHVGVHKGSLPPDFTIEQTFMYIIHSKEAEKNPDS